In Streptomyces erythrochromogenes, the DNA window CCGCCGGCCGCATCGTCTTCAACCTCTTCGACGACGTCGTCCCGAAGACGGCGCGCAACTTCCGTGAGCTGGCCACCGGCCAGAACGGCTACGGCTACGCCGGCTCGGGCTTCCACCGCGTCATCCCGCAGTTCATGCTGCAGGGCGGTGACTTCACCAACCACAACGGCACCGGCGGCAAGTCCATCTACGGCGAGAAGTTCGAGGACGAGAACTTCCAGCTGAAGCACGACCGCCCGTACCTGCTGTCGATGGCGAACGCCGGCCGCAACACCAACGGCTCGCAGTTCTTCATCACCACGGTCCTCACCCCGTGGCTCGACGGCAAGCACGTCGTCTTCGGCGAGGTCGTCTCGGGCCAGGAGCTCGTCGACCAGATCGAGGCCCTCGGCTCCCAGTCCGGCGCCCCCAAGGGCAAGGTCGAGATCGCGGCCTCCGGCGTCGTCGAAGCCTGATCCCCACCCGCCTGCACGGCCGGTCGGCCCCGCCCCCACCCGGGGGCCGGGGCCGCCGCCATGTCCGGGGCCGGCGGCGGGGCCGTTCCCCGGGCCGAGGGGTCAGCGCAGGCGGGGCTTCGGGGCCGTGCGGCGGTTCGAGAAGAGTTCCGCCTGCCGCTCCGGCGCCAGGTTTCCCAGGGCGATCAGGGCCGGGGCCTGCGCGAGGGCCTGCTGGAGTGCGGCCTGCTTCGCCGACCACAGGGCCCGTACGGTGCCCTGCACGGCCTCCGTCGGGAAGCCGGCCAGGGTCTGCGCCGCCCGCAGGGCCGCCGGGAGCAGCCCGTCCGGCTCGGCCAGTTCCGAGACCAGGCCGATCTCGTGGGCCCGGCGCGCGGAGAGCCGTTCGGCCGTGCCCATCAGGGACATCCGGGCGGCCTCGCCGAAGGGCATGCGCTGCGCCATGTACACGGCCTCGTAGGCGCTGACCATCCCGTACGTGGTGTGCGGGTCGAAGAAGGTGGCCGTCTCGGAGGCGATCAGGAACTCCGACTCGCCCAGCAGGTAGAAGGCCCCGCCGCAGGCCATGCCGTTGACGGCGGCGATCACCGGCTTCCACAGGTCGCAGGACTTCGGGCCGATCGCGATCAGCGGGTCGTCGGCGGAGTAGGGGGAGGCGGGCTGCGGCACGTCCACGCCGCGGTCGATGCCGGTGCAGAAGGCGGCCGTTCCGGCGCCGGTCAGCACGACCGCCCGTACCTCCTCGGCGAACCGGAGCTCGCGCCACGCCTCGCCCAGTTCGGCGGCGGTGGCCAGGTCGACGGCGTTGTGCCGGCGCTCCCGGTCCAGGGTGACCACCGCGACCCCGGTCGCCTTGTCCCGCTCCACCCGCAGGGTCACGACTTCTCCAGGAGCCAGCGCGGCACGGCCATCGAGCCCGTCTCGGTGAAGACCACGTGGACCCGTGCGCCGATGCGCAGCCGGGCCGGGTCCATGGAGTCGAGGGGGGCGTCGGCGGAGGTCACCAGGTTCCCGGCGAGCCGGATGTGCGGGGCGTCGGCGAGCTCGACGAGGATCACGTTGTACGGGGCCTGCGCGGCGTAGGCGGGCAGCAGCGGCGGGTGCGGCCGGACGTAGGACCAGATGCGGCCGCGGCCGCTCATGCGGCGCCACTCGCTGTCGAAGGACCGGCAGTGCGGGCAGCAGGGGCGGGGCGGGAAGCGCAGTCTGCCGCACGCGGTGCAGGCCTGGACGCGCAGTTCGCCGCGGGCGGCGTACTCCCAGAAGGGGGCGCCGTCGTCGTCGGGGACGGGCAGGAGCAGGGCGTCCGCGGACGCGGCGGCTTCGGGTGCGGTGGTCATCGGTCGGTCAGCTCCTCAGCAGGATCGCGGACGTCGGGACGCCTTCGCCCGCCGTCACCAGGCAGGTGGTGGCGTCCGGCACCTGGGCGGTGGAGACGCCGCGCAGTTGTTTGACGCCCTCGTTGATCAGGTTGAAGCCGTGTACGTACGCCTCGGACAGGCCGCCGCCGCCGGTGTTGATGGGAAGCCGGCCGCCCAGTTCCAGGGCGCCGCCCTCGGTGAAGGCGGCGCCCTCGCCGCGGCCGCAGAAGCCGTAGCCCTCCAGGGAGAGCGGGATGAGCGGGGTGAAGGCGTCGTAGATCTGGGCGACGTGTACGTCCTGGGGGCCGAAGTCGGCCTGCTTCCACAGGTGGCGGGCGGCGGTCCAGGCGGGCCCGGACAAGGGGTCGTCGTTCCAGTAGTTGACCATGCCGTGGTGCTGTGAGGGCAGGCCCTGGGCGGCGGAGTGCACGTAGACGGGCTTGTTGCGGCAGTCACGGGCCCGTTCGGCGGAGACGATCACGCAGGCCAGTGCGCCGTCGGTCTCCAGGCAGTTGTCGAAGAGGCAGAGCGGGTCGCTGATCATGCGGGAGGTCATGTACATCTCGCGGGTCAGCGGGCGTTCGTACATCATCGCGGCGGGGTTCTCGTTGGCCCGGTTGCGGCAGGCCATGGCCACGTTGAAGAGGTGGTCGCGGGTGGCGCCGTACTCGTGCATGTAGCGGCGGGCCAGCATGCCGATCTCGTCGGCGGGGCGCAGCAGGCCGAAGGGCCGGGTCCACTGGCCGGGGGTGGGCAGTTGGACGGCGGTGTTCTTCCAGGGGCGCGGGCCGGAGCCGCGTTTGCGGGAGCGCCAGGCGACGCCGACGGTGGCCTGGCCGGTGGCGACGGCGGCGGCGAGGTGGCCGACGGTGGCGCAGGAACCGCCGCCGCCGTAGCCGATCTTGGAGAAGAAGGTGACGTCGCCGGCGCCGATGGCCTTGGCGACCTCGACCTCGTCGGTCTCCTCCATGGTGTAGGAGGAGAAGGCGTCGACCTCGCCGGGGTCGATGCCGGCGTCGGCGAGGGCGGCCAGGATCGCCCGGCAGGCCAGTTCCTTCTCGGACTGCGGCAGATGTCTGGCAAAGGCGGTCTGGCCGATGCCGACTATCGCCGTAGCGTCCTTGAGCGTTGCCGCCATCGCCACCTCCGGGGAGTGCGCCAGTACTGACAGCCGCGAAGGCTACAGCTAATCTGACGGATAGTCAGCTACTGGGTTCGCGGGAGGGTGACACGCATGGGCGACGACGGGCTGCGCGAGGACGTGACGGGGGACGCGCTCGCAGGCGTACGCGAGGACGCGCGCGGAGACCTGCGCTGGGGCACCATAGCGGGGCTCGTCCGGTCGGCATCGGCACGGTACGGCGACCTCGAGGCCGTCGTCGACGGGCGCGTCCGGATCAGTTACGCGCAGCTCGGGGAGCGCGTCGAACGCGCCGCCGCGGCCTGCGTCGCCGCCGGCGTGGAGCCCGGCGACCGGGTCGCCGTCTGGGCGCCCAACACCCTGGACTGGATCGTCTCCGCGCTCGGCGCCGTCTCGGCGGGCGCGGTCCTCGTGCCCCTCAACACCCGTTTCAAGGGCGCGGAAGCGGCGTACGTCCTGCAGCGCAGCCGGGCCCGGCTGCTCTTCGTCACCGGCACCTTCCTCGGCACCTCCTACGTCGCCTCCCTGCGCCGGGCCGCCGCCGAGGGGCCCGGCCGCGGCCCCCTGCCCGGGCTGCCGCACCTGGAACAGGTCGTCGTCCTCGCCGAGGACGCCCCCGACACCTTCCGCACCTGGAAGGACTTCCTCGCGGGCGGGGACCGGGTCACGGCGGAGGCGGTCCGCGAGCGCGCCGAAGCCATCAGCCCCGACGCCCCTTCCGACATCATCTTCACCTCCGGCACCACCGGCAGCCCCAAGGGCGCGGTCATCACCCACGCCCAGTCCCTGCGCTGCTACGACGTGTGGAGCGGGCTCGCCGGACTGCGCGAGGGCGACCGCTACCTGATCGTGAACCCCTTCTTCCACACCTTCGGCTACAAGGCCGGGATCATCGCCTGCCTGATGCGGGGGGCGACGATGGTCCCGCAGTCCGTCTTCAACGTGGACACCGTCCTCGCCAACGTCGCCGCGGAACGGATCTCCGTCCTGCCCGGCCCGCCCACCCTGCACCAGTCCCTCCTGGACCACCCGCAGCGCGGCCACCACGACCTCTCCGCCCTGCGCCTGGTCGTCACCGGCGCCGCCGTGGTCCCGCTACGGCTCGTCGAGCGCCTGCGCGAGGAACTGCACATCGCCACCGTCCTGACCGCCTACGGGCTCTCCGAGGCCGGCGGCATCGTCACCATGTGCCGCCGCGGCGACCCCGCCGCGGTCGTCTCAGCAACCTCGGGCCGGGCCATCCCTGACACGGAGGTCGCGGTCCTGGACGGCAGCGGGCGGCCGCTGCCGGCCGGGCGGGCCGGCGAGATCGCGGTCCGCGGCTACAACGTCATGCAGGGGTACTTCGAGGACCCCGACGAGACGGCCGCGGCGATCACCCCGGACGGCTGGCTGCACACCGGCGACGTCGGCGTCCTGGACGGACACGGGAACCTGCGCATCACCGACCGGATCAAGGACATGTTCATCGTCGGCGGTTTCAACGCCTACCCGGCCGAGATAGAGCAACTCCTCGGCCTGCATCCGGACATCGCGGACGTCGCGGTCGTCGGCGTCCCCGACCCGCGCCTGGGCGAGGTCGGCAAGGCCTACGCGGTCCGCCGCCCCGGCTCCACCCTCACCGCCGACGACCTGATCGCATGGTCCCGGCGGGAGATGGCCAACTACAAGGTCCCGCGCGCGGTGGAGTTCGTCACCGAACTGCCGCGCAACGCGAGCGGCAAGGTCCTCAAACGCGAACTCCGCGCCCGCCAGGGCGGCCGGGGCCGGAGCGGCCCGGGTCAGCGGGCGTAGGAGCCCATGCCGACCAGGCAGTACACGTACTGGTTGAGGACGATCGAGCCGCGCATGTAGCGGTAGGAGAAGGCGTACTGGGTCTTCGGGTTGTCGTTGCAGCTGTTGAGGTCCGAGGTGCCGGGGATGCTCTCGATCACCCGGTAGTGCGCGTCGGACGCCGAGCAGGGCACCTCCTCGACGCCGCTGACGCTGCGGGGCGTCGTCGAGTCCGGGAGCCGGCCGTTCAGGCAGGTGCCGCGGTCGAAGGGGCTCGGCTCGGGGCTCGGCTCGGGGCTGTACGGGGTGGCGGCGGCCTCGGGAGCCGATGTCCAGGGCGAGGGGGTGGGGGAGGGCGTCCACGAGGACGGCCAGGTGGGGGTCGCATCGGCGGTGGGCTTGGCGTCGTCGCCGTCGCCGCCGCTGAGCACGAAGAAGCCGATGACCAGCAGCGCGGCGGCGGCGAGCCCCACCAGGCAGCCGCGCCCGCCGCCCGTCTGCGGGGCCGGGGCGGGCTGCTGCCGGGCCGTGTCCGTCGTGGGCGGCGGAGTGATGCCGCCGGCCCCCGCGATCCAGGCCGCGCCCGCACCGGACACGTGGATGCGCAGCAGTACCTCCTCGGCGCCGACGCGGACCTTGACGAGGTCGCCGTGCCGGCAGGGCGGTATGCGCAGGCGGACCGGGCCCGACGGCAGCTCCACGGGGAGGATCACACCGTGGGCGGCCTGCTGCGGAGTGATCGTTATGAGCATTTCCTGTGACGACACCGGCTGCTCCAAGGAGTGAGGGTGGTGCGCAGGCTGCCTGACGGTTCCTCACGAATTGTGCCCGGTGTCCTGAAGGTGACGCAGCCGTTCCGCCGACTCTCAGAGGCGGCGGGCCAGGACCAGCCGCCAGCGCGGAGCGCCGCCGGGCTGCCGCCCGAAGTGCTCCAGCGGGACCGTCTCCACCGTGAAGCCGGCCGCCCGCAGGTCGGTGCGCACCCCGCTCAGCGGGAAGGTCCGGTAGTACATGACGAACGGCGGCCGCCACACCGCGTTGCGCACCCGCATCGCGGCGTCGAAGCCCGTCACCGCCCACCACACCGGTGAGCTCGGCGGGATCGGGGCGCCGATCGGGAAGGCGAAGACCCCGCCCTCGCGCAGCGCGGAGCGGACCCCGGAGAAGAGCGCGGGCCGCTCGGAGGGCAGGAAGTGGCCGAAGGCCCCGAAGCTGACCGCCAGGTCGTAGGAGCCGGCCAGGTCGGACGGCAGGGCCCGCGCGTCGGCCCGTACGAAGTCCACGCGGTCGTCGCCGGTGTGCGTGCGCCCGGCCTCGGCGAGCATGCCCGCGCTGAGGTCCACCCCGGTGACCCGGTCCCGGCACAGCCGCCGCAGCATGCCGATGCCGGCGCCCGTGCCGCAGCACACGTCCAGGCCGGCGCCGAAGGTGCCCTCCTGCTGGGCGAGGGTCTCCTCGACCGCGTCGAGCATCCGGTCCGGGGTGCGGAAGGGGGTGTGGTCGAACTTCGGCGCCAGCAGGTCGTAGCCCCGCTCGACGGAGGAGAGGCCCTGCACTGCCAGTTCGCGGACGCTCGGCCCGTGGGAGGAGAACACGCCCCCAGCCTATGCCGCGCCGCGGAGCCCGGCCGGGCTCCCGGGCATACGTGCGCGGCGGTCGCGGTGGCTCCCCCTCCGGGCCACCGCGACCGCCGTCCCCCCGTTGCTCCCCCGAGCCCCCCGTTTCCCCCGTGGGCTCCCCCGTACGTCGTGCGGTTGCTACGGGCGCGGACCGGACGCGTGGTTGTCCAGCGTCTGGATCTCCTCGCCCGCGGCTTGGTCCTCGGTCGGCGGCTTGATCTCGATGCCCGACGCGTGGTTGTCCAGGGTTTCGATCTCGACGCCCGAGGCGTGGTTGTCGAGCGGCTTGACGGTGCCGTCGTTCGGCAGGGTGTTCTCGTTCGTCGTCATCGGTTTCTCCTGGTGGATGGGTGGGACCCGTTCGGCGATTCCCCCGATGACCGCCGAACGGGTGATCCTTCCAATCGGCCCGGATGTCCCCCGACGCACCGGGTCGATGCACCTATCGTGCCGTTCGGCGATAAACGAACGATGAACGCCCCGTTCAACGGGCGTCCTCGCAGGTCAGGCTGCGATCTCCGTGGCCAGCAGGTTCTGTACCTCGCCCAGTTCGGCCGAGCCGAGCTGCTTGAACACCGTCTCCGCGTCCCGCCAGCACGCCCGCGCCCGGTCCGTCTGGCCCAGCCGCCGCAGCGCCTTGCCCAGCACGGTCAGCACGGTCGCGCGCCGCCACTCCCCGCCGATGCCGCGCAGCGCGATGGCCTGCTCGGCGTGAGCGGCGGCCAGCGTGGGCCGGCGCGCGGCGAGGTGGGCGACGGCGAGCCGGAAGTGGGTCACGCCCTCCCACAGCGGCTGCCGGTTGTCGTGGAACAGCGCGAGCGCCTCGGTGAGTTGCGCGAGGGCCTCGCCGAGGCGGCCCGCCTGGGTGAGCGCGATGCCGAGCGCGTAGCGGCCGTTGGCCAGCCGCAGGGACAGGCCCATCCGGTCGTAGATGGCGATGCCCTGCTGCGCGAGGTCTATGGCGCTCGTGAGGCGGCCCAGTTCCACGTGGATGCGGGACAGGTTGCACAGGGCGCTCGCCTCGCCGACGTTGTTGCCGTCGGCGCGGAAGTTCTGGATGGCCTGCAGCAGGTAGCGCTCGCCGTCCGCGTGCCGTCCCTCGTAGAGGGCGATGATCCCGCGGTCGTTGGGCGCCCAGCAGCTGGGCAGCGGGTCGCCGGCCTCGCGGGCCAGGGCCGTGGCCTGGCGGGCCTCGTCGTCGGCCTCGGCGAAGCGGCCGGCGACGAGGTGCACGTTGGTGAGGGTGGTGCGGGCGCGGCCCTCGGCGTACGGGTCCTTGGCGGCCTGGGCGGCGTCGCGCAGGGCGGTCGCCGCCGACTCGTACTGCTTGGAGTTGGCCCCGGACTCGGCCAGGTCCTTGGCCGCCCACAGCAGGTCGACGGCCCGGCGCAGCACCGGTGAGTCGCCGCCCCGTACGGAGGCCTGCCGCACGCACGCGAGCAGCGGCCCGGCCTCGGTGTACAGCCAGTCCAGGGCGGCGCGCGGCTCGGCGAAGACCAGCCCGGGGTAGTGGGTGTCGGACAGATGTGCGGGCAGCCGGTCGCCGGGGCGCTCCAGCGCGTACACCCCGGAGGCGGTGGCCAGGTAGAAGTCCAGGAGGCGGTCCAGGGCCGCCTCGCGCTCGCTCGCCGGCTGCTCGTCGCGTTCGGCACAGGCACGCGCGTAGAGGCGTACGAGGTCGTGGAAGCGGTAGCGGCCGGGGGCGGCGGATTCGAGCAGGGAGCAGTCGACTAAAGCCTCCAGGAGGTCCTCGGTGTCGTACTCGGGCAGGTCGAGGACGGCGGCGGCCGCGGACAGCGAGATGTCGGGGCCGTCGGCGAGGCCGAGGAGGCGGAAGGCGCGCTGCTGGGCCGGCTCCAGCTGGCCGTAGCCGAGCTCGAAGGTGGCCTTGACGGCGAGGTCGCCCGCCTGGAGCTCGTCGAGGCGGCGGCGTTCGTCGCCGAGCTTGGCGGCGAGGACGGAGACGGTCCAGGTGCGGCGGGCCGCGAGCCGGGAGGCGGCGATGCGGATGGCCAGCGGCAGGAACCCGCAGGCGCCGACGACGTCGAGGGCGGCCTGGCGTTCGGCGCGTACGCGTTCCTCGCCGACGATGCGGGTGAAGAGCTGGAGGGCCTCGTCGGGGCTCATCACGTCGAGGTCGACGAGATGGGCTCCGGCCAGGCCGGCCATGCGGACGCGGCTGGTGACGAGGGCGGCGCAGCCGGCGGTGCCGGGCAGCAGCGGGCGGACCTGGGCGGCGTCGCGGGCGTTGTCGAGGAGGACCAGGACGCGGCGGCCGTCGAGGGTGGAGCGGTAGAGCGCGGCCCGTTCGGCCGGGGAGTCGGGGATCGCGGTGTCGGGGGTGCCGAGCGCGCGCAGGAAGGAGCCGAGGACGGCCTCCGGTTCGGCGGGGCGGGCGTCGGTGCCCTGGAGGTCGACGTAGAGCTGGCCGTCGGGGAAGTGCGGGCGGGCGGCGTGGGCGACGTGCACGGCGAGGGTGGTCTTGCCGACGCCGCCGATGCCGGCGAGCGCGGAGACGGCCATGACCTGGTCCTGGGCGCCGCCGGAGAGGATCGTGCCGAGCTCGTGGACGAAGCTGGAGCGGCCGGTGAAGTCGGGTACGGTCGCGGGCAATTGGGCGGGCCTCACAGGAGCTGCGGCGGCTGCCGGGGCGGGGTCTTCCGCGCGGGCCAGGTCGGCGTCGGCGTTCAGGATGCGCTGCTGGAGCGCGGCCAGTTCGGGGCGCGGGTCGACGCCGAGTTCGTCGGCGAGGAGCCGGCGGGTGTCGGCGTAGACGGCGAGGGCCTCGGCCTGCCGGCCGCTGCGGTAGAGGGCGAGCATGAGCAGCTCGCGCAGCCGTTCGCGCAGCGGGTGGGCGGCGGTGAGGGCGGTCAGCTCGGAGACGGCCTCGGCGTGGTGTCCGACCTCCAGGTCGAGGTCGAGGCGGGTCTCCAGCAGCTGGAGGCGCCATTCGGCGAGCCGGGTGCGCTCGGTCTCGGCGTGCGGGCCGGGGACCCCGGCGAGGGGTTCGCCCTCCCACAGGTCGAGGGCGCGGGCCAGGAGCGTGCGGGCGAGGGAGCGGTCCCCGGCGGCGCGGGCGCTGTCGGCGTCGGCGGCGAGGCTGCGGGCGACGCCGAGGTCGAGGGTGGCGGCGGAGCGCAGCCGGATGGCGTAGCCGCCGGACTCGGTGACGAGCAGGCCGGGGGCGACGACCTTGCGCAGGCGGGAGGCGTAGGTGCGGATGGTGGCGAGGGCCTGCTGCGGGGGGTCCTCGCCCCAGATGGCGTCGATGAGTTCGGGTGCGGTGGCGGTGCGGCCGTCGCGCAGCAGGAGTACGGCGAGCAGGGCGCGCTGCTGGGGGGTGCCGGAGGGCAGGGCCTCGCCGCCCCGCCAGGCGCGCACGGGCCCGAGGACGGCGAACCGCGACTCGCCTGCGGCGGGCTCTGCCGCACCCGGGGTGGTGCCCGCTGCGGCGGTCTCGGCGGCCCGGTCCGTGGTGGGCCCGGCGCTGTCGCCTCCGGCGGAAGCACCGGCGCGGGCCGGGGCCGTGCCGTCCGCGGCGGGCTCGGCGGGCTCGGCGGGCTCGGGGGTCTCGCCGCCGGCGGCGGTGGCGCGGGCCGGCTCCGAGGCGCGGGTCGGGTCCGAGCCGTCGGTGGTGGGGCCCGCGGCAGCGCGTGCCGGGGCCGCAGCGCCTGCCGCGTCGGCGGCGTGGCCCTGGCCGGATGTGGCACCGGCGTCGGCGGGGCGTGCGGTGTGCGGGTTGCCCGCGGGGGTGCCGGTGCGCGCCGGGCCGGTCGCGGCTGCGGCGGCGCCCCGGCCGGACGTGGTTCCGGCGGAGGCGGGCCCGGTGGCGCGGGTCGCGGGCCGGGGCGGGACAGCGGTACCCGCCGCGGCGGGCTCGGCCGTGCCGGGTTGCGGGCGCGCCCCGGGAGTGGTCGTCGGCGGTACGGGACCGGCGGGGCGGGCCGTGGGGCCGGCTTCGGACGCGGCGGCAGCCGCACGGGCCTCGGGGTGTTTCCGCGGGTGCGGGATGGCCGGTACGCCGTCCATCTGTCGTCCCCCCTGCCTTCCGTCGGTGTAAGGGTCAGTCTGCCCTGTCTCGCGCGTACACGTCAGCCCGTCCATGACCGATCACAGACCAACTAGCTGACGGTTCGTCAGATCAGCGCTACCGTATGAGCCATGGAGACCTTCCCGAAGATCATCTCGGTGGACGACCACACGGTTGAGCCCCCCAACGTCTGGCGGGACCGGCTCCCGTCCAGGTACCGCGACATCGGTCCCCGCATCGTCCGCGCCCCGCTGAAGGAAATGACCTTCCTCGGAGGCAAGTTCGCACCCGTCATGGGAGCCCCGGGCGACGACGGCCCGATCGGCGACTGGTGGGTGTACGAGGACCTGCACCGGCCGCTCACCCGACTCGACACCGCCGTCGGGTACGACCGCGACGAGATCAAACTGGAAGTCATCACCTACGAGCAGATGCGCCCCGGATCCTTCTCGGTTCCCGACCGGCTCGCCGACATGGACGTCAACCACGTCCAGTCGGCCCTCTGCTTCCCGACCTTCCCCCGCTTCTGCGGCCAGACCTTCACCGAGGCCGAGGACCGTGAGCTGGGGCTCCTCGGCGTACGGGCCTACAACGACTGGATGGTGGAGGAGTGGTGCGGCCCCGACGCCCGCGGCCGCCTCATCCCGCTCACCCTGATCCCGCTCTGGGACGCCCGGCTGGCCGCCGCCGAGGTCCGCCGCAACGCGGCGCGCGGCGTGCGCGCGGTCGCCTTCTCGGAGATACCCCCGCACCTGGGCCTGCCGTCCGTCCACACCGACGAGTGGGACCCCTTCCTGCAGGCGTGCGACGAGACCGGCACGGTCATCGCCATGCACATCGGCTCCTCGTCCCGCATGCCGTCCACCTCCGCGGACGCCCCGCCGGCGGTCGGCTCCACCATCACCTTCGCCAACTGCTGCTTCTCCATGGTCGACTGGCTGATGAGTGGCAAGTTCGAGCGCTTCCCCAACCTGAAGATCATGTACGCGGAGGGCCAGATCGGCTGGATCCCGTACATCCTCGAGCGCGCGGACGTGGTCTGGGAGGAGAACCGCGGCTGGGGCGGGGTCGCGGACAAGGTGCTCCGCCCGCCGTCCGAGCTCTTCGCCGGCCATGTCTTCGGCTGCTTCTTCGACGACGCCTTCGGCCTGAAGAACCTCGACTCGATCGGCGTCGGCAACGTCCTCTACGAGACGGACTACCCCCACTCGGACTCCACCTGGCCGAAGTCCCGCGAGGTCGGCGAGGCGCAGATGGGCCACCTGGCGCCGGACGCGGTCGACCGCATCGTGCGCGGCAACGCGATCGACCTCCTCGGGCTCACCCCGGACGGCCTGTGGCCGGGACCGGGCTCGGCCGCCTGAGCGGCCCGGTCAGGCCGGTGCCCGACGGCTCGTGACCGTGCCGACCGGCGCGGTCACGAGCAGGAGCGAGACGGCCAGGCCCACCGCCGTGAGCACCGGCAGCAGCAGCGTCACGTCCACGAGGGCGACGAGCCCGGCGCCCAGCGCCAGGGCCAGCGCGTTCGGTACGAAGACCAGGGTGTTGGCGGTGGCGGCGGTGCGGCCCACGACGGAGTCGGGGACCTCGCGCTGCACGGTGGTCAGCGCGGCGATCAGCACGCACGGCAGGCCCGCGCCGATCAGCGCGCTGCCGACCAGGGCCGCCGCCTCGGACGGCAGCGCCCGCCCGCCGCACCCCAGCGCGAACAGGGCGGTGCCGGCCGCCGTGAACACCCGTACCGGCATGCGCCGCAGGAGCGGGCCCGCGACGAGCCCGCTCAGGACGGAACCCGCGCCCTGCACCGCGTACAGCACCCCCACGTAGGCGGGCGTGCGGCCGAGGACGTCGTCGGCGACCGCGTAGACCACCGCGCCGTTGATCCCGGCCAGGAACATCACGGCGGCGGCCGCCGCCACCAGCGGGCGCAGCACCGGTGAGCCCCACAGCTGCCGGCCGCCCTCCAGCGCCTGGGCGAGGCCGCCCGCCCGCGGGCCCACCCGCTCGGTTGCGTCCCGGTCCACCCGCAGCAGTACGAACAGGCCCGCCGCCAGGGCGAACGTCACCGCGTCGAGCAGGGCCACCGACGCCCCGCCGAACCGGGTGAACAGGGCGGCGCCCGCCAGCGGCGCGAGCAGCTTCATGCTCTCGCCGGCCGTCATCCGCAGCCCGTTGAAGTCGCCGAGGAGGCGGACGTCGACCGCCTTCGCCACCAGGGCGGCCTCCGCGGCCTCGTGGAGCGTGCCGCAGATCCCGTAGACGAGGAGGACGGCGAAGAGCAGCCACACCCGGCCGGCCGAGTCGACCAGGCACAGGGCCGGCAGCAGTACGGCCATCACCAGGCAGGCGGCCACCAGCAGGGGCCGGCGCGGCAGCCGGTCGGCGAGCACTCC includes these proteins:
- a CDS encoding Zn-ribbon domain-containing OB-fold protein; translated protein: MTTAPEAAASADALLLPVPDDDGAPFWEYAARGELRVQACTACGRLRFPPRPCCPHCRSFDSEWRRMSGRGRIWSYVRPHPPLLPAYAAQAPYNVILVELADAPHIRLAGNLVTSADAPLDSMDPARLRIGARVHVVFTETGSMAVPRWLLEKS
- a CDS encoding peptidylprolyl isomerase; translation: MSNVYFDITINGAPAGRIVFNLFDDVVPKTARNFRELATGQNGYGYAGSGFHRVIPQFMLQGGDFTNHNGTGGKSIYGEKFEDENFQLKHDRPYLLSMANAGRNTNGSQFFITTVLTPWLDGKHVVFGEVVSGQELVDQIEALGSQSGAPKGKVEIAASGVVEA
- a CDS encoding enoyl-CoA hydratase/isomerase family protein; its protein translation is MTLRVERDKATGVAVVTLDRERRHNAVDLATAAELGEAWRELRFAEEVRAVVLTGAGTAAFCTGIDRGVDVPQPASPYSADDPLIAIGPKSCDLWKPVIAAVNGMACGGAFYLLGESEFLIASETATFFDPHTTYGMVSAYEAVYMAQRMPFGEAARMSLMGTAERLSARRAHEIGLVSELAEPDGLLPAALRAAQTLAGFPTEAVQGTVRALWSAKQAALQQALAQAPALIALGNLAPERQAELFSNRRTAPKPRLR
- a CDS encoding LppU/SCO3897 family protein, whose amino-acid sequence is MSSQEMLITITPQQAAHGVILPVELPSGPVRLRIPPCRHGDLVKVRVGAEEVLLRIHVSGAGAAWIAGAGGITPPPTTDTARQQPAPAPQTGGGRGCLVGLAAAALLVIGFFVLSGGDGDDAKPTADATPTWPSSWTPSPTPSPWTSAPEAAATPYSPEPSPEPSPFDRGTCLNGRLPDSTTPRSVSGVEEVPCSASDAHYRVIESIPGTSDLNSCNDNPKTQYAFSYRYMRGSIVLNQYVYCLVGMGSYAR
- a CDS encoding FadD3 family acyl-CoA ligase: MGDDGLREDVTGDALAGVREDARGDLRWGTIAGLVRSASARYGDLEAVVDGRVRISYAQLGERVERAAAACVAAGVEPGDRVAVWAPNTLDWIVSALGAVSAGAVLVPLNTRFKGAEAAYVLQRSRARLLFVTGTFLGTSYVASLRRAAAEGPGRGPLPGLPHLEQVVVLAEDAPDTFRTWKDFLAGGDRVTAEAVRERAEAISPDAPSDIIFTSGTTGSPKGAVITHAQSLRCYDVWSGLAGLREGDRYLIVNPFFHTFGYKAGIIACLMRGATMVPQSVFNVDTVLANVAAERISVLPGPPTLHQSLLDHPQRGHHDLSALRLVVTGAAVVPLRLVERLREELHIATVLTAYGLSEAGGIVTMCRRGDPAAVVSATSGRAIPDTEVAVLDGSGRPLPAGRAGEIAVRGYNVMQGYFEDPDETAAAITPDGWLHTGDVGVLDGHGNLRITDRIKDMFIVGGFNAYPAEIEQLLGLHPDIADVAVVGVPDPRLGEVGKAYAVRRPGSTLTADDLIAWSRREMANYKVPRAVEFVTELPRNASGKVLKRELRARQGGRGRSGPGQRA
- a CDS encoding lipid-transfer protein translates to MAATLKDATAIVGIGQTAFARHLPQSEKELACRAILAALADAGIDPGEVDAFSSYTMEETDEVEVAKAIGAGDVTFFSKIGYGGGGSCATVGHLAAAVATGQATVGVAWRSRKRGSGPRPWKNTAVQLPTPGQWTRPFGLLRPADEIGMLARRYMHEYGATRDHLFNVAMACRNRANENPAAMMYERPLTREMYMTSRMISDPLCLFDNCLETDGALACVIVSAERARDCRNKPVYVHSAAQGLPSQHHGMVNYWNDDPLSGPAWTAARHLWKQADFGPQDVHVAQIYDAFTPLIPLSLEGYGFCGRGEGAAFTEGGALELGGRLPINTGGGGLSEAYVHGFNLINEGVKQLRGVSTAQVPDATTCLVTAGEGVPTSAILLRS
- a CDS encoding class I SAM-dependent methyltransferase — its product is MFSSHGPSVRELAVQGLSSVERGYDLLAPKFDHTPFRTPDRMLDAVEETLAQQEGTFGAGLDVCCGTGAGIGMLRRLCRDRVTGVDLSAGMLAEAGRTHTGDDRVDFVRADARALPSDLAGSYDLAVSFGAFGHFLPSERPALFSGVRSALREGGVFAFPIGAPIPPSSPVWWAVTGFDAAMRVRNAVWRPPFVMYYRTFPLSGVRTDLRAAGFTVETVPLEHFGRQPGGAPRWRLVLARRL